The following coding sequences are from one Halorubrum sp. BOL3-1 window:
- a CDS encoding V-type ATP synthase subunit B — MKEYQTITEISGPLVYAEVDEAIGYDEIVEIETAQGETLRGQVLESSEGVVAIQVFEGTSGIDRDASVRFLGETMKMPVTEDLLGRVMDGSGRPIDDGPEIVPEERRDIVGAAINPYSREYPEEFIETGVSAIDGMNTLVRGQKLPIFSSSGQPHSELAMQIARQASVPEEEEGDDDEDGSEFAVIFGAMGITQEEANEFMEDFERTGALERSVVFMNLADDPAVERTVTPRMVLTTAEYLAFEKDYHVLVILTDMTNYCEALREIGAAREEVPGRRGYPGYMYTDLAQLYERAGRIQGREGSVTQIPILTMPGDDDTHPIPDLTGYITEGQIYVDPDLNSQGLEPPVNVLPSLSRLMDDGIGEGLTRADHEDVANQMFAAYAEGEDLRDLVNIVGREALSELDNKYLDFADAFESEFIDQGFETNRDIEETLSIGWDLLSTLPKEALNRVDEEFIEEYYREDDAEREAVEAAD; from the coding sequence ATGAAAGAGTACCAAACCATCACCGAGATCAGCGGTCCCCTCGTGTACGCCGAGGTCGACGAGGCGATCGGCTACGACGAGATCGTCGAGATCGAGACGGCACAGGGCGAGACGCTGCGCGGTCAGGTGCTCGAGTCCTCGGAGGGCGTCGTCGCCATCCAGGTCTTCGAGGGGACGAGCGGTATCGACAGAGACGCGTCCGTCCGCTTCTTGGGCGAGACGATGAAGATGCCCGTCACCGAGGACCTCCTCGGGCGGGTGATGGACGGCTCCGGTCGGCCGATCGACGACGGTCCGGAGATCGTCCCCGAGGAGCGACGGGACATCGTCGGCGCGGCGATCAACCCGTACTCCCGGGAGTACCCCGAGGAGTTCATCGAGACGGGCGTCTCCGCCATCGACGGGATGAACACCCTGGTGCGGGGCCAGAAGCTCCCGATCTTCTCCAGCTCGGGCCAGCCGCACAGCGAGCTGGCGATGCAGATCGCGCGGCAGGCCAGCGTGCCCGAAGAGGAGGAGGGCGACGACGACGAGGACGGCTCCGAGTTCGCCGTCATCTTCGGCGCGATGGGGATCACCCAAGAGGAGGCGAACGAGTTCATGGAGGACTTCGAGCGCACCGGCGCCTTGGAGCGCTCCGTCGTCTTCATGAACCTCGCGGACGACCCCGCCGTCGAGCGGACGGTCACGCCGCGGATGGTGCTCACCACGGCCGAGTACCTCGCCTTCGAGAAGGACTACCACGTCCTCGTCATCCTGACGGACATGACCAACTACTGCGAGGCGCTCCGCGAGATCGGCGCGGCCCGCGAGGAGGTGCCCGGTCGCCGCGGATACCCCGGGTACATGTACACCGACCTGGCGCAGCTGTACGAGCGCGCGGGCCGGATACAGGGTCGTGAGGGGTCGGTCACGCAGATCCCGATCCTCACGATGCCGGGCGACGACGACACCCACCCGATCCCGGACCTGACCGGGTACATCACCGAAGGACAGATCTACGTCGACCCCGATCTCAACAGTCAGGGGCTCGAACCTCCCGTCAACGTCCTTCCCAGCCTCTCCCGGCTGATGGACGACGGGATCGGTGAGGGCCTCACCCGCGCCGACCACGAGGACGTCGCGAACCAGATGTTCGCGGCGTACGCGGAGGGCGAAGACCTCCGCGACCTCGTGAACATCGTCGGCCGCGAGGCGCTCTCGGAGCTCGACAACAAGTATCTCGACTTCGCGGACGCGTTCGAGTCGGAGTTCATCGACCAGGGCTTCGAGACGAACCGTGACATCGAGGAGACCCTCTCTATCGGCTGGGACCTCCTCTCGACGCTCCCGAAGGAGGCCCTCAACCGGGTCGACGAGGAGTTCATCGAGGAGTACTACCGCGAGGACGACGCCGAGCGCGAAGCCGTCGAAGCGGCGGACTGA